Proteins from a genomic interval of Treponema brennaborense DSM 12168:
- a CDS encoding GGDEF domain-containing protein: MNEDDSLMDRVLDFISETAVYESAAAACRIGYAVPGGNSGSLMSFSHLLEKFVHLDFTEDEAIRHWERILLVAQQLERKLGQHVSAYLAIVDYFTSAEHVFDSPVLIEVHVLRKTEELAMLDGLTGAFNRRYMDVALKKELNRSTRYGKQFSLIILDIDDFKRLNDTYGHEVGDIVLQEFSDAARSAIREEDVFCRYGGEEFLVILPETDTSGAYVLAERIRHQLESAAIHETYGITFSAGTVTYPDYADNSADLLRRVDRALYQAKFNGKNQTVSAVADTL, translated from the coding sequence GGATCGTGTGCTTGATTTTATCAGCGAAACGGCTGTTTATGAATCTGCGGCGGCAGCTTGCAGAATTGGGTATGCCGTTCCGGGCGGAAATTCCGGTTCACTGATGAGTTTTTCCCATCTGCTTGAAAAGTTCGTACATCTTGATTTTACCGAAGACGAAGCAATCCGCCACTGGGAGCGAATCCTGCTGGTGGCGCAGCAGCTCGAACGGAAGCTGGGGCAGCACGTAAGCGCCTATCTGGCTATCGTCGATTATTTTACTTCGGCGGAACATGTGTTCGATTCTCCGGTACTTATCGAAGTTCACGTACTCCGCAAAACGGAGGAACTGGCGATGCTGGACGGTTTAACCGGTGCTTTTAACCGGCGGTATATGGATGTCGCCTTGAAAAAGGAACTGAATCGGAGTACCCGTTACGGAAAGCAGTTTTCGCTTATCATTCTCGATATCGATGATTTTAAACGGCTGAACGATACGTACGGACACGAAGTAGGCGATATCGTTCTACAGGAATTTTCGGATGCCGCCAGAAGCGCCATACGGGAAGAGGACGTTTTTTGCCGGTACGGCGGGGAAGAATTTTTGGTTATTCTGCCGGAAACCGACACTTCCGGGGCGTACGTATTGGCGGAACGGATCAGACATCAGCTGGAAAGCGCGGCCATTCACGAAACGTACGGAATCACGTTTTCTGCGGGAACGGTTACGTATCCCGATTATGCGGATAATTCGGCCGATTTACTGCGGAGAGTTGACCGCGCGCTGTATCAGGCGAAGTTCAACGGTAAAAATCAGACTGTGTCGGCTGTCGCTGATACTCTATAA